A part of Numenius arquata chromosome 2, bNumArq3.hap1.1, whole genome shotgun sequence genomic DNA contains:
- the RLIG1 gene encoding RNA ligase 1, producing the protein MRRRCAVQRKVPCLFVTEVKEEPSAKRERQPFKVLATETITGKALEADIYNAIPTEKVDGTCCYVTTYKGQPYLWARLDRKPNKQAEKRFKRFLYSLEDCKEFVWNVEEDFKPVPDTWIPARDIEFSNGNPLPDENGHMPGWVPVEKNSKQYCWHSSVVNYEAEIALVLKHHTEPGLLEISPVPLSEILEQTLELIGTNINANPYGLGSKKQPVHLLVPHGAFEIKNPPALKQDDIVSWFEGCSEGKVEGIVWHCHDGCLIKLHRHHLGLRWPLAETYLNSQPVVISFNRTKYDRDFEPKSLFHHFSNLDGQRFDRLKDIKFDA; encoded by the exons ATGAGGCGGCGGTGCGCGGTGCAGCGGAAGGTGCCGTGTCTGTTCGTGACCGAAGTGAAGGAGGAGCCGTCGGCCAAGCGGGAGCGCCAG CCATTTAAAGTTTTGGCAACTGAGACTATAACTGGAAAGGCGTTAGAGGCAGATATATACAATGCAATTCCTACTGAAAAGGTGGACGGAACCTGCTGTTATGTAACTACCTATAAAG GGCAACCCTATCTATGGGCCAGGCTGGATcgaaaacccaacaaacaagcTGAAAAAAGGTTTAAACGATTCTTGTATTCATTGGAAGACTGCAAAG AATTTGTCTGGAATGTTGAAGAGGATTTCAAGCCTGTTCCAGATACCTGGATTCCAGCAAGGGACATAGAGTTCTCTAACGGCAATCCTTTGCCTGATGAAAATGGACATATGCCAG GTTGGGTGCCTGTGGAGAAGAACAGTAAGCAGTATTGCTGGCACTCCTCTGTTGTAAATTATGAGGCTGAAATAGCGCTGGTATTAAAACACCACACTGAGCCAGGGCTTCTGGAAATCAGCCCGGTGCCGTTATCAGAAATTTTAGAACAAACATTGGAGCTTATTGGGACTAACATTAATGCAAATCCATATG GATTAGGAAGCAAGAAGCAGCCTGTACATCTCCTCGTACCACATGGagcatttgaaataaagaatCCACCCGCTTTGAAACAAGATGACATAGTGTCTTGGTTTGAAGGCTGCAGTGAGGGTAAAGTTGAAGGAATTGTGTGGCACTGCCATGATGGGTGTTTAATCAAG ctcCATCGCCATCATCTTGGTTTACGCTGGCCGCTTGCTGAGACATACCTGAATTCTCAGCCTgttgtaatttcttttaatagaaCTAAATATGACCGTGACTTTGAACCAAAGAGTTTGTTTCACCATTTTTCAAACTTGGATGGGCAAAGGTTTGACAGACTCAAAGATATCAAGTTCGATGCTTGA